The Magnolia sinica isolate HGM2019 chromosome 9, MsV1, whole genome shotgun sequence genome contains a region encoding:
- the LOC131255826 gene encoding cellulose synthase-like protein E6 isoform X3: MGREGYVPLFETKEAKGRIAYKIYAISVFVGVCLIWVYRATHVPKEGLRWAWFCMFGAEIWFGFYWIFTQSARWRPVYRSTFKERLFHRYEDELPGVDIFVCTADPTIEPPTLVINTVLSVMAYNYPPEKLSIYLSDDGGSDLTFYALLEASHFAKHWIPFCRKFKIDPRSPAVYFGTTSEPHDTEHANQWLSTKKLYEEMVDRIETAVKLGNIPSEIRAEHKGFAEWHSVVNSRNHGTILQILIDGRDTNAVDIEGSALPTLVYMAREKRPQHPHNFKAGALNALIRVSTVISNGPIILTVDCDMYSNNAESMRDAMCFFMDEEKGHEIAYVQFPQKFDNLSKNDIYANSFKAVQRVEFHGIDGYGGPLYIGTGCFFRRVSLCGKKYSGEYKEEWKKGMEGRAKGSVVELEERTKGLASCTCEENTQWGKEMGLKYGCPVEDVITGLAIQCRGWKSIYLNPTRKAFLGLAPTTLLQTLVQHKRWTEGQLQIFLTKHCSFIQGHGKIKLRLQMGYAIYNAWALSAFPTLCYVAVPSLALLNGISLFPRISNPWFVPFAYVTVAKHAYSLVEALWSEETVESWWNQQRMWLYKRTTSYLFANIGAALQLTGLAKSAFTITAKATDNEVAKRYDREIMEFGSTSPMFTVLATLAMVNFLCLVGAIKREAMGDEVGDVEALVLQFVLCGVLVIINWPIYQGLFLRKDMGRLPTSVAFTSIGLAVLVCLIPMY, from the exons atGGGAAGAGAAGGGTATGTACCTCTCTTTGAAACTAAGGAAGCAAAGGGTAGGATTGCAtataagatttatgcaatttcggTATTTGTGGGCGTGTGTTTGATTTGGGTGTACAGAGCAACTCATGTTCCAaaagaagggttgagatgggcGTGGTTTTGCATGTTTGGAGCTGAGATTTGGTTTGGATTTTATTGGATTTTCACACAATCAGCACGTTGGAGGCCTGTCTATCGCTCTACCTTCAAAGAAAGGCTCTTCCACAG ATATGAAGATGAGTTGCCAGGGGTGGATATTTTCGTGTGCACCGCGGACCCCACAATAGAACCACCCACCCTAGTGATCAACACCGTTCTTTCAGTCATGGCCTACAATTACCCACCGGAGAAACTGAGCATCTACCTCTCCGATGATGGTGGGTCAGATCTGACATTCTACGCTCTACTAGAGGCTTCCCACTTCGCAAAGCATTGGATCCCATTTTGCAGGAAATTCAAGATAGACCCAAGATCACCCGCCGTCTATTTTGGCACAACATCTGAGCCACATGATACTGAGCACGCCAATCAATGGCTGTCCACCAAG AAATTGTATGAAGAAATGGTGGATCGGATCGAAACTGCAGTTAAGTTGGGCAACATCCCCAGCGAAATCCGAGCTGAGCACAAAGGTTTTGCAGAATGGCATTCGGTTGTAAATTCGAGAAACCATGGAACCATTCTTCAG ATATTAATTGATGGGCGGGACACGAATGCTGTGGATATAGAAGGATCGGCATTGCCAACACTCGTATACATGGCACGTGAGAAGAGACCTCAACATCCCCACAACTTCAAAGCCGGTGCTTTGAATGCATTG ATTCGGGTATCGACGGTCATAAGCAATGGGCCAATCATCCTGACCGTAGACTGCGACATGTACTCAAACAATGCAGAATCGATGAGAGATGCTATGTGTTTTTTCATGGATGAAGAGAAGGGTCATGAAATTGCCTACGTACAATTCCCTCAGAAGTTTGATAATCTCTCAAAGAATGATATTTATGCTAATTCCTTCAAGGCAGTACAAAGG GTGGAATTTCATGGTATTGACGGTTATGGAGGGCCACTGTACATTGGGACCGGATGCTTTTTTAGGAGGGTGAGTCTATGTGGGAAGAAGTATAGTGGGGAATACAAAGAAGAATGGAAGAAAGGAATGGAAGGTCGAGCAAAAGGAAGTGTGGTGGAGCTAGAGGAGAGAACAAAAGGTCTTGCAAGTTGCACCTGTGAAGAGAATACACAGTGGGGAaaagag ATGGGTTTGAAGTATGGGTGTCCAGTGGAGGATGTGATAACAGGTCTGGCAATTCAATGTAGGGGGTGGAAATCTATATATCTCAACCCAACTAGGAAAGCATTCTTGGGGCTTGCTCCTACAACCTTGTTACAAACATTGGTTCAACATAAGAGATGGACAGAAGGACAACTTCAAATATTCCTCACCAAGCATTGTTCCTTCATACAAGGACATGGCAAGATAAAGCTAAGACTTCAAATGGGCTATGCTATTTACAATGCATGGGCTCTCAGTGCATTCCCAACACTATGTTATGTTGCAGTCCCATCCCTTGCCCTTCTCAATGGCATTTCCTTGTTCCCAAGG ATCTCAAACCCATGGTTCGTACCCTTTGCATATGTGACTGTCGCAAAGCACGCATACAGCCTAGTCGAGGCGCTATGGTCGGAAGAGACAGTCGAGTCATGGTGGAACCAACAACGGATGTGGCTCTACAAAAGGACGACATCATACCTCTTCGCCAACATCGGCGCGGCGCTCCAGTTAACAGGGCTTGCTAAGTCAGCATTCACAATCACAGCCAAGGCAACCGACAATGAGGTGGCCAAGAGGTATGATCGGGAGATCATGGAATTTGGGTCCACTTCTCCCATGTTCACCGTCCTAGCCACATTGGCAATGGTGAACTTCTTGTGTCTAGTTGGTGCAATCAAGAGAGAAGCCATGGGTGATGAAGTTGGAGATGTGGAGGCATTGGTGTTGCAGTTTGTTCTCTGTGGGGTGTTGGTCATCATCAATTGGCCTATCTATCAAGGGCTATTCTTGCGCAAGGACATGGGCCGCCTGCCCACCTCAGTTGCATTTACATCTATTGGTTTAGCTGTGCTGGTTTGTCTAATACCCATGTATTAG
- the LOC131255826 gene encoding cellulose synthase-like protein E6 isoform X1 has protein sequence MGREGYVPLFETKEAKGRIAYKIYAISVFVGVCLIWVYRATHVPKEGLRWAWFCMFGAEIWFGFYWIFTQSARWRPVYRSTFKERLFHRYEDELPGVDIFVCTADPTIEPPTLVINTVLSVMAYNYPPEKLSIYLSDDGGSDLTFYALLEASHFAKHWIPFCRKFKIDPRSPAVYFGTTSEPHDTEHANQWLSTKILIDGRDTNAVDIEGSALPTLVYMAREKRPQHPHNFKAGALNALIRVSTVISNGPIILTVDCDMYSNNAESMRDAMCFFMDEEKGHEIAYVQFPQKFDNLSKNDIYANSFKAVQRVEFHGIDGYGGPLYIGTGCFFRRVSLCGKKYSGEYKEEWKKGMEGRAKGSVVELEERTKGLASCTCEENTQWGKEMGLKYGCPVEDVITGLAIQCRGWKSIYLNPTRKAFLGLAPTTLLQTLVQHKRWTEGQLQIFLTKHCSFIQGHGKIKLRLQMGYAIYNAWALSAFPTLCYVAVPSLALLNGISLFPRISNPWFVPFAYVTVAKHAYSLVEALWSEETVESWWNQQRMWLYKRTTSYLFANIGAALQLTGLAKSAFTITAKATDNEVAKRYDREIMEFGSTSPMFTVLATLAMVNFLCLVGAIKREAMGDEVGDVEALVLQFVLCGVLVIINWPIYQGLFLRKDMGRLPTSVAFTSIGLAVLVCLIPMY, from the exons atGGGAAGAGAAGGGTATGTACCTCTCTTTGAAACTAAGGAAGCAAAGGGTAGGATTGCAtataagatttatgcaatttcggTATTTGTGGGCGTGTGTTTGATTTGGGTGTACAGAGCAACTCATGTTCCAaaagaagggttgagatgggcGTGGTTTTGCATGTTTGGAGCTGAGATTTGGTTTGGATTTTATTGGATTTTCACACAATCAGCACGTTGGAGGCCTGTCTATCGCTCTACCTTCAAAGAAAGGCTCTTCCACAG ATATGAAGATGAGTTGCCAGGGGTGGATATTTTCGTGTGCACCGCGGACCCCACAATAGAACCACCCACCCTAGTGATCAACACCGTTCTTTCAGTCATGGCCTACAATTACCCACCGGAGAAACTGAGCATCTACCTCTCCGATGATGGTGGGTCAGATCTGACATTCTACGCTCTACTAGAGGCTTCCCACTTCGCAAAGCATTGGATCCCATTTTGCAGGAAATTCAAGATAGACCCAAGATCACCCGCCGTCTATTTTGGCACAACATCTGAGCCACATGATACTGAGCACGCCAATCAATGGCTGTCCACCAAG ATATTAATTGATGGGCGGGACACGAATGCTGTGGATATAGAAGGATCGGCATTGCCAACACTCGTATACATGGCACGTGAGAAGAGACCTCAACATCCCCACAACTTCAAAGCCGGTGCTTTGAATGCATTG ATTCGGGTATCGACGGTCATAAGCAATGGGCCAATCATCCTGACCGTAGACTGCGACATGTACTCAAACAATGCAGAATCGATGAGAGATGCTATGTGTTTTTTCATGGATGAAGAGAAGGGTCATGAAATTGCCTACGTACAATTCCCTCAGAAGTTTGATAATCTCTCAAAGAATGATATTTATGCTAATTCCTTCAAGGCAGTACAAAGG GTGGAATTTCATGGTATTGACGGTTATGGAGGGCCACTGTACATTGGGACCGGATGCTTTTTTAGGAGGGTGAGTCTATGTGGGAAGAAGTATAGTGGGGAATACAAAGAAGAATGGAAGAAAGGAATGGAAGGTCGAGCAAAAGGAAGTGTGGTGGAGCTAGAGGAGAGAACAAAAGGTCTTGCAAGTTGCACCTGTGAAGAGAATACACAGTGGGGAaaagag ATGGGTTTGAAGTATGGGTGTCCAGTGGAGGATGTGATAACAGGTCTGGCAATTCAATGTAGGGGGTGGAAATCTATATATCTCAACCCAACTAGGAAAGCATTCTTGGGGCTTGCTCCTACAACCTTGTTACAAACATTGGTTCAACATAAGAGATGGACAGAAGGACAACTTCAAATATTCCTCACCAAGCATTGTTCCTTCATACAAGGACATGGCAAGATAAAGCTAAGACTTCAAATGGGCTATGCTATTTACAATGCATGGGCTCTCAGTGCATTCCCAACACTATGTTATGTTGCAGTCCCATCCCTTGCCCTTCTCAATGGCATTTCCTTGTTCCCAAGG ATCTCAAACCCATGGTTCGTACCCTTTGCATATGTGACTGTCGCAAAGCACGCATACAGCCTAGTCGAGGCGCTATGGTCGGAAGAGACAGTCGAGTCATGGTGGAACCAACAACGGATGTGGCTCTACAAAAGGACGACATCATACCTCTTCGCCAACATCGGCGCGGCGCTCCAGTTAACAGGGCTTGCTAAGTCAGCATTCACAATCACAGCCAAGGCAACCGACAATGAGGTGGCCAAGAGGTATGATCGGGAGATCATGGAATTTGGGTCCACTTCTCCCATGTTCACCGTCCTAGCCACATTGGCAATGGTGAACTTCTTGTGTCTAGTTGGTGCAATCAAGAGAGAAGCCATGGGTGATGAAGTTGGAGATGTGGAGGCATTGGTGTTGCAGTTTGTTCTCTGTGGGGTGTTGGTCATCATCAATTGGCCTATCTATCAAGGGCTATTCTTGCGCAAGGACATGGGCCGCCTGCCCACCTCAGTTGCATTTACATCTATTGGTTTAGCTGTGCTGGTTTGTCTAATACCCATGTATTAG
- the LOC131255826 gene encoding cellulose synthase-like protein E1 isoform X2: protein MGREGYVPLFETKEAKGRIAYKIYAISVFVGVCLIWVYRATHVPKEGLRWAWFCMFGAEIWFGFYWIFTQSARWRPVYRSTFKERLFHRYEDELPGVDIFVCTADPTIEPPTLVINTVLSVMAYNYPPEKLSIYLSDDGGSDLTFYALLEASHFAKHWIPFCRKFKIDPRSPAVYFGTTSEPHDTEHANQWLSTKKLYEEMVDRIETAVKLGNIPSEIRAEHKGFAEWHSVVNSRNHGTILQILIDGRDTNAVDIEGSALPTLVYMAREKRPQHPHNFKAGALNALVEFHGIDGYGGPLYIGTGCFFRRVSLCGKKYSGEYKEEWKKGMEGRAKGSVVELEERTKGLASCTCEENTQWGKEMGLKYGCPVEDVITGLAIQCRGWKSIYLNPTRKAFLGLAPTTLLQTLVQHKRWTEGQLQIFLTKHCSFIQGHGKIKLRLQMGYAIYNAWALSAFPTLCYVAVPSLALLNGISLFPRISNPWFVPFAYVTVAKHAYSLVEALWSEETVESWWNQQRMWLYKRTTSYLFANIGAALQLTGLAKSAFTITAKATDNEVAKRYDREIMEFGSTSPMFTVLATLAMVNFLCLVGAIKREAMGDEVGDVEALVLQFVLCGVLVIINWPIYQGLFLRKDMGRLPTSVAFTSIGLAVLVCLIPMY, encoded by the exons atGGGAAGAGAAGGGTATGTACCTCTCTTTGAAACTAAGGAAGCAAAGGGTAGGATTGCAtataagatttatgcaatttcggTATTTGTGGGCGTGTGTTTGATTTGGGTGTACAGAGCAACTCATGTTCCAaaagaagggttgagatgggcGTGGTTTTGCATGTTTGGAGCTGAGATTTGGTTTGGATTTTATTGGATTTTCACACAATCAGCACGTTGGAGGCCTGTCTATCGCTCTACCTTCAAAGAAAGGCTCTTCCACAG ATATGAAGATGAGTTGCCAGGGGTGGATATTTTCGTGTGCACCGCGGACCCCACAATAGAACCACCCACCCTAGTGATCAACACCGTTCTTTCAGTCATGGCCTACAATTACCCACCGGAGAAACTGAGCATCTACCTCTCCGATGATGGTGGGTCAGATCTGACATTCTACGCTCTACTAGAGGCTTCCCACTTCGCAAAGCATTGGATCCCATTTTGCAGGAAATTCAAGATAGACCCAAGATCACCCGCCGTCTATTTTGGCACAACATCTGAGCCACATGATACTGAGCACGCCAATCAATGGCTGTCCACCAAG AAATTGTATGAAGAAATGGTGGATCGGATCGAAACTGCAGTTAAGTTGGGCAACATCCCCAGCGAAATCCGAGCTGAGCACAAAGGTTTTGCAGAATGGCATTCGGTTGTAAATTCGAGAAACCATGGAACCATTCTTCAG ATATTAATTGATGGGCGGGACACGAATGCTGTGGATATAGAAGGATCGGCATTGCCAACACTCGTATACATGGCACGTGAGAAGAGACCTCAACATCCCCACAACTTCAAAGCCGGTGCTTTGAATGCATTG GTGGAATTTCATGGTATTGACGGTTATGGAGGGCCACTGTACATTGGGACCGGATGCTTTTTTAGGAGGGTGAGTCTATGTGGGAAGAAGTATAGTGGGGAATACAAAGAAGAATGGAAGAAAGGAATGGAAGGTCGAGCAAAAGGAAGTGTGGTGGAGCTAGAGGAGAGAACAAAAGGTCTTGCAAGTTGCACCTGTGAAGAGAATACACAGTGGGGAaaagag ATGGGTTTGAAGTATGGGTGTCCAGTGGAGGATGTGATAACAGGTCTGGCAATTCAATGTAGGGGGTGGAAATCTATATATCTCAACCCAACTAGGAAAGCATTCTTGGGGCTTGCTCCTACAACCTTGTTACAAACATTGGTTCAACATAAGAGATGGACAGAAGGACAACTTCAAATATTCCTCACCAAGCATTGTTCCTTCATACAAGGACATGGCAAGATAAAGCTAAGACTTCAAATGGGCTATGCTATTTACAATGCATGGGCTCTCAGTGCATTCCCAACACTATGTTATGTTGCAGTCCCATCCCTTGCCCTTCTCAATGGCATTTCCTTGTTCCCAAGG ATCTCAAACCCATGGTTCGTACCCTTTGCATATGTGACTGTCGCAAAGCACGCATACAGCCTAGTCGAGGCGCTATGGTCGGAAGAGACAGTCGAGTCATGGTGGAACCAACAACGGATGTGGCTCTACAAAAGGACGACATCATACCTCTTCGCCAACATCGGCGCGGCGCTCCAGTTAACAGGGCTTGCTAAGTCAGCATTCACAATCACAGCCAAGGCAACCGACAATGAGGTGGCCAAGAGGTATGATCGGGAGATCATGGAATTTGGGTCCACTTCTCCCATGTTCACCGTCCTAGCCACATTGGCAATGGTGAACTTCTTGTGTCTAGTTGGTGCAATCAAGAGAGAAGCCATGGGTGATGAAGTTGGAGATGTGGAGGCATTGGTGTTGCAGTTTGTTCTCTGTGGGGTGTTGGTCATCATCAATTGGCCTATCTATCAAGGGCTATTCTTGCGCAAGGACATGGGCCGCCTGCCCACCTCAGTTGCATTTACATCTATTGGTTTAGCTGTGCTGGTTTGTCTAATACCCATGTATTAG